In the Oscillatoria sp. FACHB-1406 genome, CTGGGAAGATACTTATGAGTTAACCCTATCTCTCCATCTAGAATTGGTAGAGATGCAATACGTTACTACTCAGTTTGAGGCAGCAGAACAGTTTTCTGCAATTATTCTCGAACGGGCTAAAACCCTTCTCGATCGGATTAAGGTTTATGAGTTGAAAATTCTGTCTCACATTGCAAGAATGGAACTTAATGCAGCGGTAGACCTTGCAATAAAAGTTTTAGAACTATTAGAAATAGTTCTTCCCAAAGAGCCGACTATCCAGCAAGTTAATGCCGCACAAGAATCAATAGAATTGCTTCTGAAAAATAAGCAAGTTGAAAATTTATTCAACTTGCCAGATATGAAAGATTCCAATAAGCTGGCGGCGGTTAGAATTTTGCTGAGCGTCAGTTCGGCTGCAATCATTACAACTCCGCTTCTTTACTCTCTAGTCATAATGACTGAAGTGAATCTTTGTATCGCTTACGGTAATGCACCTCAAGCGGCTGGTGCATACATTTATTTTGGGACACTTCTGTGCGCTAAGAAAGATGTTGAGTCAGGATATCGGTTTGGAAAACTGTCGTTAAGGTTGTTGGAAGAAACTAATCGTCGAGAATCTAAGTCTCTAGTTTTACACTATCTCAACGGATTTATTCGCCCTTGGAAAGAGTCAATTCGCAACAGTAATATTATTGAAATGTTGAGAGAGGCGCTTAATGTTGGCTTGGAGACTGGAGATATAGAAACAGCTTCTTTTAATGCTTCAGCTTATTGTCTATTTTCTCTCTTTGCTGGTATTCCTCTCGATCGCGTGATTAAAAGATACGAAAAATATATAAAATTAGCAGATAAATTAAAACAAGCATATACTGTCTTTTATATGAAAAATTCAAGTAAGACTGCTAAAAGTTTACTTGAAGGATACTCAGAACGATATTGTTTAGTTGCTGGTGACTCTCCCGAAGAAGAAGAGAAGTTACTCGAACAGTGGACTCAAGAGCAAGCAGCATGGTTGCTCTTCAGCACTTACCTAGCAAAAACTATTTCATACTACTTTTTCAAAGACTACGATCTCGCAATAGTGAGTACAATTAAAGCGGATGAATATGCTGCTAGTTCGGCAGCATATATTGTGGCAGTGCAGCATAATTTTTACCATTCTCTTGCTATACTTGCTGGCTATTTTTCTAATAGTAGCGATCGCAACGAAGAAGCATTAGAGCGAGTATCGAGAAACCAAGAAATCTTAAAGATTTGGGCATCTCATTGCCCAGAAAACTTTCAACATAAGTATCAGTTAGTTGAAGCAGAAAGGGCGCGGCTACTCGGACAAAATTGGGAAGCAACGGAACTGTACGAGCAAGCGATTCTAGGAGCTAGAGAAGGAGGATTTATCCATGAGGAAGCCTTAGCTTCTGAACGTGCTGCCGAATTTTATTTTTCCCTAGGCAGAAAAGAAACAGGTCGATTTTACCTCAATGATGCTTATTTTTGTTACAGTCAGTGGGGTGCAAAAGCGAAAGTGAAAAAGTTAGAAGAAGACTATTCACAATATTTATTAAAATCAAATATCCACAACAAATCTAATAATATAGATAACATTACATCAACGACAGATAGCACAGTAACTACTACGGGTTCTAACGGTAAAGGACTCGATTTAAACACAATCGTCAAAGCCTCTCAAACCATTTCCGGCGAAATCGACACCGAAAAACTCCTGCAAAAACTCATGAAAATCGTCATTGAAAATGCTGGCGCGCAAAAAGGTTTGCTGCTCCTAGAAACTGCCGGCAACTGGGCGATTGAAGCCGAAGGAACCGTCGATGTTGAAGACGTTCGACTGCTCCGCTCCCTTCCCATCGACACCCTAGACCCCGACCAACAAACGCCCCTCCTCTCCGCCTCCATCGTCAACTACGTCGCTCGCACTCAAGAAAGCATCGTCCTCAACGACGCAACTCAAGAAGGACAATTTATCAACGACCCCTATATCCTCGCCGCCCAACCTAAATCTGTCCTCTGCGCCCCCATTATCAATCAGGGCAAACTCATCGGCATCGTCTACCTAGAAAATAATCTCACAACTGGCGCTTTCACCGCAGACCGATTAGCCGTATTAAGCATCCTTTCTGCCCAAGCTTCTATCTCCATTGAAAATGCTCAACTTTACCAAAACTTAGAGCAGAAAGTCGAAGAACGCACCGAAGAACTCGCCACAGCCAATGCAGAGATTTTAGTCTTAAACGAGCGACTCAGAGCCGAAAATCTGCGGATGAGTGCCGAACTCGAAGTTACTCGCCGCCTGCAACAAATGATTCTACCGAAACCCGCAGAACTCGAAGCGATCGAAGGAATAACAATTTCCGGATTTATGGAACCGGCAGAGGAAGTTGGCGGCGACTATTACGATGTTCTCCGTCGCGGCGATAAAGCAATGATTAGTATTGGCGATGTCACCGGACACGGTTTGGAAAGTGGCGTTCTAATGATTATGGCTCAAACCGCAATTCGGACTTTGTTAACGCAGGGCGAAACTAATCCCGCTAAGTTTTTGCAAACGGTCAACCAAACGATCTTTGATAACGTCGAGCGGATGGATGCCAATAAAAATATGAGTCTGTCTTTACTGGAATATCAAAACCAAAGTCTGCGTTTGAGCGGACAGCACGAAGAAGCGATCGTCGTGCGAAATGATGGTGAAGTCGAGCGCATCGATACGATCGATCTCGGCTTTCCCCTCGGTTTAGAAGCCGACATTTCCGACTTTATCGCTTCAACTGAAATCCCGTTAAATTCTGGAGATGTTGTTGTTCTGTATACCGATGGAATTACCGAAGCCTTCGATATTAATAATGTTGAATATGGGATAGAGCGCTTAATTGAAGTGGTGGTTCAAAATCGGGGACGAGAGGCAGCCGAAATCGAGCGAGCGGTGATTGAGGATGTGCGTCAATACATCGGGGAGCAAAAAGTATTTGACGATATTACTTTAGTGGTTATCAAAAAAAGTTGAAGCCCAATTTTATTAAAAAAACTGGGCTTTAGGAGTGGGTTTATTCGGGGTTTTTCTGGGGATTTCGAGCCGGTTTAATCGGTTTGGGAACGGGACGCGGAGGGGCTTTACTCGCATCCCGAGGCGGAGTAGGTCGTTCGGGGAGACTGCCCTCGCGACGGGGGAATTTACCCGGCGGTCGTCGTCCTTGACTATTATTTCTGGAGAAGGGCTTTTTCTTTTCGCCCGGTTTGCGTTTTTTAATCGGCATGGTGCCGATATCAGTCGCTTCCTCAATCGCTAAGGTATTGCCCTGCAACATGACCTGCACATCCCAAAAATGACCGAGAACGCGCTCGGTAGGGGCGACTCCTTTAAGCGTCAGTTTAAAGTAGCGAGAGCGATCCGCTTCTTTACGCGGTGCTTGTTGCACTTTAATAATCAGCTTTTCGTCTTCCTTGGCGTAGAAAACCGCCTCGCCGCGAATCGAAAAATAGCCATCTCTGAGGGCGAGGGTTGGCTCGGGTTCGGCAGATTCGGAAGAAGCCTCGGTACTCTCGGAACTCACTGGGGCTTCCGGTTCGGTTTGAGCGGGCGCATTGGCTTCGGCTTCGGGTTGGGCAGCTTCTGCCGAATCGATCGCGCGATCGCTTTTCGTGCCGAGAACCTCCGGTTCCCAAACCCCCACAATTTGAACGTGCAGGTCGCCTTCTTGCCGAGTGCGCGGATAAACGACCCACAAGTGAGGAGCGCTCAAATCTAAATGATTCTTAACAACGCCGATCGCGCGGCCCAAAAGAACGGCATCAATCGGCGTACCATCGACAGCATTGAGCGTTCCGCGCGTCAGGGATTCTTCGCTGGGTTGGTAGCAACCGCGAACCAAGCCGATGGCGCGGTACTGACGGGGGTCGCTGGGGGGCGGGATGGGATGGTTTCGGACGGGGACGGTTAGAGTCACGGGACTAAGATCGGCAGGAGTTGAGGGATGGTTTCGAGTAGATTCGCCAGCATCGGGACTGGGAGACTGGCTTTTGCGAGTAGATAATGGCTCGGAGCGATCGCTCTTAGGGGAGGGTGATTCGGAAGACCGATTCACAGTCGGATTCATAAAAACTCCTTGCGGCGGAGACACACAATTTCCTAGCAGTGTTGCTAAGGATTAGCTCGGTAGGCGAATCAGGCTTTAGCAACAGAAGGAGACACTTACAGTTGTTCGATCTCGATGCTAGCCCAAAATTTTCATTCTGGGTTTTTGCGATCGCGCGATCGGCAATCTGCGGCACTCCTTCATTTATTAACCTGAGTCTGCCTATTTTACTCAATGCAGGGGATCGCCGCGTATATCCGCATAGTTTAGCGAAATCTTTAAATTTCTCGATAAACGATAGTTTAGTAAAATCTTTTAATTTCTCGGACAATAATTGTCAATCACCCCTGCCCTCGCTGGCAAGGAGTGGCAAAGGAATTGCAAGATTGCCGCGAACGCAAGCAATATTTTTGGTAGTCTATAGTATTGTCTAAGCTTGTCTAAGCTAAAAGTTGACAAACGGCTCTGCTGAAATTAAGCATTGCTCGATCGAGAAAATTGAGTTCTATGTAGGGTTTGTGAGGCACTATGGCAAGAACGGCAACACGAGGTAGAAGTTGGCTTTATCTGGGCATTCTCTTAATTGCCCTGCTAGGAACGGGAGCGTGCTTGTTCCTGTTGTTCGTGCAGTTGCTCGAGCGAGAACGCAGCGCGGTCATTGCACCTAGCGTTGAAGCCAATCCCGCACCCACCGTCCTCCAAAACAGCGAAGAACTGGAAACCAAAGCCAAAGGCTTAGAGTTAGTCTTACAACAAAGCGACAAAAACACCGATGCCCTCGAAGGCTTAGTGAAAGTTCGCCTCGAGCAAGGCAACCTACGCGAAGCCCTCGTACCGTTAGAAAAGTTAGCCGACCTCAAACCGCAAATTCCGGACTATCGCATTCTCCTAGCCGAAGGCAAACAACAGATTGGCGATTCTGAAGCTGCGTTTGCTGCCTACGAAAAGGTTCTCAATAGCAGCCCCGGTAACATTAAAGCCTTGCAAGGGATGGTTAACCTGCAATTAGCCCAAAATCGACCCGAAGGCGCGATCGGGCGCTTGCAAGACACGCTCAAAATCGCCGCGCAAGCCAACGCTACCAGCCCCGGACAGTGGGATATTGTTTCTATCCAACTGCTCCTCGCTCAAGTTTACGTGCGCCAAAACCGTCTCACTGAAGCGAACGCCGTTTACGATCAAGCGATCGAAGCCAATCCCCAAGACTTTCGCCCCGTCTTCGCCAAAGCCACGATCCTCAAACAGCAAGGACTCGATGCCGCCGCCAAACCCCTCTTCATTCGCGCCGCTAACCTCGCCCCGCCCAAGTACAAAGATCAACTCAAACAGATCGTTGACCAATTCCCCGCCGACTCTTCCCCCGCCAAAGAGCCAGCAAAAGCCAACCCTTGATAATTCGTAGTTCGTAGTTTGTAATTCGTAATTCGTAGTTTGTAATTCGTAATTCGTAATTCGTAATTCGTAATTCATCACTCATAATTCATAATTCTCCCCCTCCCCGCATGAAGCAGCTTCAATCCACCCCTGCGCCTCTGTATCGAGCCAGCTTTGATTATCAAGCCCCTTGGTATCTGCAAGATGGATTTATTCAAACCGTTGCTGCTAGCTATTGGTACGGGACGACTTGGGGCTGGTGGGGCGAATCCGTCCCTTGGCTGTCTCACCTCCCCGCCATTCCCTGGCAGGAACATATTTTTCGCGGCGCTGAAGACGTACCCCTTTGGGGATTGTGGAGTTGTCCCCCGGCAGCTAAAGGAACTCTGATCCTTAACTACGGCATTACTGGAACCGTCCGAGATGCTTGGTACGCGCACATTCTCGCTCGCAAAGCCTACGCGCGCGGCTTTGCCGTTCTCCTTTACGACTGGCGCGGACACGGTAAAACCGCAGAACTTTCCCCCGCTCCTTCCTCGGATGGCTGGCGCGAAGGCTCAGATCTCGTCCAACTGGCTTGGCAGTTAATCGCGCTCGGTTGCCCCGATACCGTCGCTCTGGCGGGGTTTTCTCTGGGCGGGCAATTGGCGCTGTGGGGGCTGAAAGCGGCGGTGGAAGAAGGCTGTACGCCTATCCGTGCGGGAGCCGTTCTCGCGCCTAATTTGGAGTCGAATCGTTCGCTAAATTATTTGCTGACGACGCGAATCGGACGCATTATTGAGGGCAGGTTAACTGCTGAATTGCGCGTGGAAGCTCGCAAGCGCCAAGAACGTTTTCCGGAGGCGGTTAAACCGGGGGCAGCCCAGCGAGTGGATTCAATCCGCGCTTTCGATCGCGAAATGGTTATCGATTACTATGGTTTCCGCAGTACGGAAGACTATTACGAAAAGACGAGCGGGCTGTATTTATTAGATCGCATCCAACTGCCGTATTTACTGATTTATGCGGCTGACGACCCGATGTTTATCCCGGATTTAGTACCGGAAATTCAG is a window encoding:
- a CDS encoding AAA family ATPase, coding for MIANNRDRYQIISKIYESANSIVYRAIWERDDRPIILKILKEDYPTVEELTRYKQEYEITRSLNLEGVVKVYDLQRYQNSLAMFLEDFGGESLKFWMAQRKFTLEEFIIIARQIAETLSAIHAANIIHKDINPSNIVYNPETGQLKIIDFGISAILSQENPTLTSIDRLEGTLAYISPEQTGRMNRAIDSRSDLYSLGITFYQLLTHRLPFETAEPMELVHSHIAKQAIAPHLIDSHIPKAISDIVLKLMSKTAEERYSSALGLKADLEICWQQLQSTGQIAEFPLGERDIPTRLQISQKLYGREEEIAGLLSAFEQVVQGKTEMALLAGYSGVGKSAIVNELRKLILQQGGNFISGKFDQYTRNIPYAALIQAFQGLIRQLLAQSEAQIQIWKQNLLEALGSNGQILINAIPELESILGKQPPIPSLGPTESQNRFNLVFQKFIGVFTKKEHPLVIFLDDLQWADLASLKALELLMSDRESQYLLIVGAYRDNEVTPTHPLMQTLEQVQNIGLLVRLVPISPLQRDCVSQLIADTLGASPEKVKTLVDLVFNKTDGNPFFVTQLLNFLYTEGLLYFDSLQWVWKWNIEQIQAVETSQNVVELTIGKMRKLAPKTQNILKLAACVGNQFDLEVLAVVNAQSISETAIELYPALQEGLVLPLSDAYKIPLHWHREISADNAEFSPTFVPKYSSSISYRFLHDRVQQAAYALIPEERKKEVHLRIGQLLLENIASEKLEDRIFSLVNHFNIGQSLIAERSQRHDLARFNLIAARKAKSAAAYESALKYLETGIVLLSYDSWEDTYELTLSLHLELVEMQYVTTQFEAAEQFSAIILERAKTLLDRIKVYELKILSHIARMELNAAVDLAIKVLELLEIVLPKEPTIQQVNAAQESIELLLKNKQVENLFNLPDMKDSNKLAAVRILLSVSSAAIITTPLLYSLVIMTEVNLCIAYGNAPQAAGAYIYFGTLLCAKKDVESGYRFGKLSLRLLEETNRRESKSLVLHYLNGFIRPWKESIRNSNIIEMLREALNVGLETGDIETASFNASAYCLFSLFAGIPLDRVIKRYEKYIKLADKLKQAYTVFYMKNSSKTAKSLLEGYSERYCLVAGDSPEEEEKLLEQWTQEQAAWLLFSTYLAKTISYYFFKDYDLAIVSTIKADEYAASSAAYIVAVQHNFYHSLAILAGYFSNSSDRNEEALERVSRNQEILKIWASHCPENFQHKYQLVEAERARLLGQNWEATELYEQAILGAREGGFIHEEALASERAAEFYFSLGRKETGRFYLNDAYFCYSQWGAKAKVKKLEEDYSQYLLKSNIHNKSNNIDNITSTTDSTVTTTGSNGKGLDLNTIVKASQTISGEIDTEKLLQKLMKIVIENAGAQKGLLLLETAGNWAIEAEGTVDVEDVRLLRSLPIDTLDPDQQTPLLSASIVNYVARTQESIVLNDATQEGQFINDPYILAAQPKSVLCAPIINQGKLIGIVYLENNLTTGAFTADRLAVLSILSAQASISIENAQLYQNLEQKVEERTEELATANAEILVLNERLRAENLRMSAELEVTRRLQQMILPKPAELEAIEGITISGFMEPAEEVGGDYYDVLRRGDKAMISIGDVTGHGLESGVLMIMAQTAIRTLLTQGETNPAKFLQTVNQTIFDNVERMDANKNMSLSLLEYQNQSLRLSGQHEEAIVVRNDGEVERIDTIDLGFPLGLEADISDFIASTEIPLNSGDVVVLYTDGITEAFDINNVEYGIERLIEVVVQNRGREAAEIERAVIEDVRQYIGEQKVFDDITLVVIKKS
- a CDS encoding tetratricopeptide repeat protein; translated protein: MARTATRGRSWLYLGILLIALLGTGACLFLLFVQLLERERSAVIAPSVEANPAPTVLQNSEELETKAKGLELVLQQSDKNTDALEGLVKVRLEQGNLREALVPLEKLADLKPQIPDYRILLAEGKQQIGDSEAAFAAYEKVLNSSPGNIKALQGMVNLQLAQNRPEGAIGRLQDTLKIAAQANATSPGQWDIVSIQLLLAQVYVRQNRLTEANAVYDQAIEANPQDFRPVFAKATILKQQGLDAAAKPLFIRAANLAPPKYKDQLKQIVDQFPADSSPAKEPAKANP
- a CDS encoding alpha/beta fold hydrolase, with translation MKQLQSTPAPLYRASFDYQAPWYLQDGFIQTVAASYWYGTTWGWWGESVPWLSHLPAIPWQEHIFRGAEDVPLWGLWSCPPAAKGTLILNYGITGTVRDAWYAHILARKAYARGFAVLLYDWRGHGKTAELSPAPSSDGWREGSDLVQLAWQLIALGCPDTVALAGFSLGGQLALWGLKAAVEEGCTPIRAGAVLAPNLESNRSLNYLLTTRIGRIIEGRLTAELRVEARKRQERFPEAVKPGAAQRVDSIRAFDREMVIDYYGFRSTEDYYEKTSGLYLLDRIQLPYLLIYAADDPMFIPDLVPEIQQRCGQNPSANLLLTSRGGHVAHINRRNRLEDRFWGLNRMLDFCQEKTFEGGRNR